In a single window of the Rhizobiaceae bacterium genome:
- a CDS encoding TRAP transporter substrate-binding protein, translating into MKAWITTLVAAVCLAGTAHADVSIRIGGAGTDASPDTKAMEVFSEKLKGRLGDAASVELFPNSHLGTVDEMVEQVKGNVLECLYESVGVLGSFHPAANIEGVAYIYRDEDHFFRIWRSPVGQEVLDDIAKQAGIRVVGPAFHGFRHMLTNKPITKVEDLSGLKIRAPGIPAYIESIRALGANPATVAFEEVYAALQSHVVDGVEQPLTAIKDKRFYEVDKNLALTSHMAETMGFMCNAQWFDGLDEATQKAIVDSATESADWYKTYTDETQAALLKELEAEGVVVTKPDLAPFIAKAAEAQYDPALQPVIEKFRSVK; encoded by the coding sequence ATGAAAGCCTGGATCACCACACTTGTTGCCGCAGTCTGCCTTGCTGGCACGGCGCATGCCGACGTCTCCATTCGAATTGGAGGAGCTGGTACAGATGCCAGCCCGGACACCAAAGCGATGGAAGTCTTTTCTGAAAAGCTCAAGGGCCGGCTTGGGGACGCTGCATCGGTCGAGCTGTTTCCCAACTCCCACCTGGGCACCGTCGATGAGATGGTCGAGCAGGTGAAGGGAAACGTGCTCGAATGCCTCTATGAAAGTGTCGGCGTACTGGGTTCATTTCACCCGGCGGCCAATATTGAAGGCGTCGCGTATATCTATCGCGACGAAGACCATTTTTTCCGCATCTGGCGCAGCCCTGTCGGTCAGGAGGTTCTTGACGATATTGCCAAGCAGGCCGGCATTCGCGTCGTTGGACCGGCATTCCACGGGTTTCGTCACATGTTGACCAACAAGCCGATCACCAAGGTTGAAGATCTTTCGGGGCTCAAAATTCGAGCTCCGGGCATTCCCGCTTACATCGAATCCATTCGAGCTCTCGGTGCGAACCCGGCTACAGTCGCTTTCGAGGAAGTATATGCCGCCCTGCAAAGTCATGTCGTTGATGGCGTTGAACAGCCCTTGACGGCAATCAAGGACAAGAGGTTCTATGAAGTCGACAAGAACCTGGCGCTGACCAGCCATATGGCTGAAACAATGGGCTTTATGTGCAACGCCCAATGGTTCGACGGCCTTGATGAAGCCACTCAAAAAGCTATCGTCGATTCAGCGACGGAAAGCGCGGACTGGTACAAGACCTACACTGACGAAACGCAGGCTGCCCTCTTGAAGGAACTGGAAGCGGAAGGCGTTGTCGTCACCAAGCCTGACCTGGCTCCCTTCATCGCCAAAGCGGCAGAAGCTCAGTATGATCCGGCCTTGCAGCCAGTCATCGAGAAGTTCCGTTCGGTAAAATAG
- a CDS encoding TRAP transporter small permease, producing MTAILTTIGGILRGALTFFVGAALFLIVALVFYQVITRYFTGTATPGLAEISRFLFIWLVFAGAAWLISRNELIAIDFLSSRLNAAAQRLLRLFVDFCTAALLVALLSYSGKLLDVVSTKHAPATGIPYVWVYAALPLFALIGLIFLLERMVTTRFGKIVPSDAGRD from the coding sequence ATGACGGCTATTCTGACGACCATTGGCGGCATCTTGCGCGGGGCGCTGACGTTCTTTGTGGGGGCGGCACTTTTCTTGATTGTCGCACTGGTTTTCTACCAGGTCATAACCCGCTATTTTACCGGGACCGCGACCCCCGGGCTGGCCGAAATCTCTCGCTTCCTCTTCATCTGGCTTGTTTTTGCCGGAGCCGCCTGGCTGATAAGCAGGAATGAACTCATTGCAATCGATTTCCTGTCTTCCCGCCTCAACGCAGCGGCGCAACGACTGCTTCGCCTTTTCGTCGATTTCTGCACCGCAGCCCTGCTTGTAGCTTTGCTGTCATACTCCGGAAAGCTGCTCGACGTGGTTTCGACGAAACATGCGCCGGCAACGGGCATCCCCTATGTTTGGGTATACGCGGCGCTACCACTCTTTGCGCTCATAGGCTTGATTTTTCTCCTGGAGCGCATGGTCACAACCCGGTTTGGCAAAATAGTGCCGTCAGACGCGGGCAGGGATTGA
- a CDS encoding methyltransferase domain-containing protein produces the protein MTIDEQRLNAFMGKMLDDIGAAMNASLLLLGDKLGLYRALADHGPLTSDELATRTKTTERYVREWLSAQAASGYVEFNPADGRFSLPPEQACVFADEDSPVFLGAVGDLVAAAFRDEPLVTSAFRSGRGVGWDKRSECLFCGTARFFRTTYKHHLIQDWLPALDGVVDRLERGARVADVGCGHGVSTLLMANAFPRSRFYGFDYHLPSIKDGANAAIEAGLADRVSFAQCVAKDVPANDYDLVCFFDCLHDMGDPVGALAHIRRTMKPDGVCMLVEPLAGDRLQDNLNPVGRVYYAASTMICTPASLDQEVGLALGAQAGEARLRSVAEEAGFSRVRRAAETPFNMVLEIQV, from the coding sequence ATGACCATAGATGAACAACGCTTGAACGCATTCATGGGAAAGATGCTGGACGACATCGGAGCAGCGATGAATGCCTCGCTTCTTCTGCTGGGGGACAAGTTGGGTCTCTACAGAGCCCTGGCAGACCACGGTCCGCTCACCTCGGATGAATTGGCCACCAGGACGAAAACGACGGAACGCTATGTTCGGGAGTGGCTCTCCGCCCAGGCGGCATCAGGCTATGTAGAATTCAATCCGGCCGATGGCAGGTTCTCGCTGCCGCCTGAACAGGCATGTGTTTTCGCCGACGAGGACAGCCCGGTCTTCCTGGGCGCGGTCGGGGACCTCGTCGCGGCCGCATTCCGGGACGAACCCTTGGTCACAAGCGCTTTTCGATCCGGTCGAGGCGTTGGATGGGACAAGCGCTCGGAATGTCTTTTCTGCGGAACCGCCCGGTTTTTCCGCACCACATACAAGCATCATCTCATTCAAGACTGGTTGCCCGCCCTCGACGGCGTGGTGGACAGGCTTGAGCGCGGCGCACGCGTTGCCGATGTCGGATGCGGCCATGGCGTCTCGACCCTGCTGATGGCCAATGCCTTTCCGAGGTCACGGTTCTATGGATTCGATTATCATTTGCCATCTATCAAAGACGGCGCCAACGCGGCAATCGAGGCTGGCCTGGCCGACCGCGTGAGCTTTGCGCAATGTGTGGCCAAGGACGTGCCGGCAAATGACTACGATCTGGTCTGCTTTTTCGATTGCCTGCATGATATGGGCGATCCCGTCGGCGCGCTGGCGCATATCCGCCGGACAATGAAGCCCGATGGAGTTTGCATGCTCGTCGAGCCGCTGGCCGGAGACCGTCTGCAGGACAATCTCAATCCTGTGGGCCGTGTCTATTACGCTGCATCCACGATGATCTGCACTCCGGCTTCACTTGATCAGGAGGTCGGGCTGGCGCTGGGAGCGCAGGCCGGTGAAGCGCGGCTGAGAAGCGTGGCGGAGGAAGCGGGATTTTCGCGTGTCCGCCGCGCCGCTGAAACCCCTTTCAATATGGTGCTCGAAATTCAGGTGTAG
- a CDS encoding TRAP transporter large permease encodes MLMLLTLALVLFTLMFLAVPVAVALGLASVVIIVIWGTPGFILAQKMVNGVDSFPLLAVPFFILAASIMNSSGITHRVVGLLGAMLGRLRGSSGTVNVGTNVFLAGISGSSVADASATSALLVPEMRKEGYTGGFAAALTAGAALLGPILPPSIPLVIYGVIAQVSITKLFVGGYIPALIMALALILYVNWHAKRQDLKRRGSQDWATIWALFRSSIWALMMPVLLVVGARGGFFTVTEIGAVLVVYALFVGWVIHREFRWKQFPAVLVDAGMQTANILLVVSTSSFVAYLMVVHGVPKALMTWMQETQLSPTAFLLMINVVLLVAGAFLDSTPATIIIVPIVLPTALSLGIDPVHFGLVVVLNLMIGLIHPPMGLNLLITQSVAKVPMSEVIRESLPILALMIAILLFITFVPATVLWLPQQFGL; translated from the coding sequence ATGCTCATGCTGCTGACCCTTGCCCTTGTCCTTTTTACCCTCATGTTTCTCGCAGTTCCGGTCGCAGTCGCGTTGGGGCTCGCTTCCGTCGTCATCATCGTCATATGGGGAACACCTGGATTTATCCTTGCCCAGAAAATGGTGAACGGCGTGGATTCCTTTCCCTTGTTGGCTGTGCCGTTTTTCATTCTCGCAGCATCCATCATGAACAGCAGCGGCATCACGCATCGGGTCGTAGGCTTGCTTGGAGCCATGCTTGGACGCTTGCGCGGGAGTTCCGGCACCGTGAATGTGGGCACAAATGTCTTTCTTGCAGGGATATCCGGCTCATCTGTCGCGGACGCGTCTGCAACGAGCGCACTTCTTGTTCCCGAAATGCGGAAGGAAGGTTACACTGGTGGTTTCGCGGCAGCATTGACAGCAGGTGCCGCTTTGCTCGGACCGATTCTGCCGCCATCAATCCCACTCGTTATCTATGGGGTCATCGCTCAGGTTTCGATCACAAAGCTTTTTGTAGGCGGCTACATACCCGCGCTGATAATGGCCCTTGCGCTCATCCTCTACGTAAATTGGCACGCAAAGCGCCAAGACCTTAAGCGTCGGGGATCACAGGACTGGGCCACGATCTGGGCCCTGTTTCGTTCCTCGATCTGGGCGCTCATGATGCCTGTGCTGCTGGTCGTCGGAGCGAGAGGAGGGTTTTTCACTGTCACCGAGATTGGCGCGGTGCTCGTGGTCTATGCCTTGTTCGTTGGTTGGGTGATACATCGCGAATTTCGCTGGAAGCAGTTCCCGGCCGTGCTTGTCGACGCGGGTATGCAAACGGCAAACATCCTGCTGGTCGTTTCGACCTCGTCGTTCGTAGCCTATCTGATGGTGGTGCACGGCGTGCCAAAGGCGTTGATGACCTGGATGCAGGAGACTCAATTGTCGCCGACCGCCTTTCTGTTGATGATCAATGTCGTGCTTCTGGTCGCCGGTGCATTCCTGGATTCCACTCCAGCCACGATCATCATCGTTCCCATTGTTCTCCCAACGGCGTTGTCCCTAGGCATAGATCCGGTGCATTTCGGGCTCGTCGTTGTCCTCAACCTGATGATCGGGCTGATCCATCCTCCAATGGGCCTCAATCTGCTCATCACGCAATCGGTGGCGAAAGTTCCGATGTCGGAGGTGATCAGGGAGAGCTTGCCAATTCTGGCGCTTATGATCGCCATACTCCTGTTCATCACTTTCGTGCCAGCGACGGTCCTCTGGCTTCCGCAACAGTTCGGGCTCTGA
- a CDS encoding chloride channel protein, with translation MEINSRKFTRSKLLRRSRVIGISRRVWIPRLVFWTGAATIGLVSVAFAVLADEAQRIFHLAITPAAGTDQIWREFIPVIVTPMGFVACAWVAARFFPGSQGSGIPQAIASRHLREDDDRAHLLSLRLAVGKVCLTVMGLLSGASIGREGPTVQVGASIMLTAARWGGMARARGLILAGSAAGIAAAFNTPLAGIVFAIEEMGRTYEARTNGLILSAVILAGLASMALLGSYTYFGVTDQTISLDDWLLIGTCGTTGGVAGAWFSALALRCTRQIRAWNRYQPMPRTLLIAAGCGLGVALIGILSGGDTFGTGYEQARLAVEGSPPSIAYPFLKFAASFLSMISGIPGGIFAPSLSIGAGIGATIGQFLSAPTGAAAILGMAAYFAGVVQAPMTAFVIILEMTGNHDNVIPVMGAAMIGYGTARLVTRETLYHALARLFVAEAIKRRRATGAVS, from the coding sequence ATGGAAATCAACAGCAGGAAATTCACCCGCAGCAAGCTCCTGAGGCGTTCACGGGTCATAGGCATTTCCCGCAGGGTGTGGATTCCACGATTGGTGTTCTGGACGGGTGCAGCGACCATTGGCCTAGTGAGCGTTGCATTCGCCGTCCTCGCGGATGAGGCTCAGAGGATATTCCATCTGGCGATCACGCCCGCCGCAGGTACGGACCAAATCTGGCGCGAGTTCATTCCTGTCATTGTGACTCCGATGGGGTTCGTAGCCTGTGCATGGGTGGCGGCGCGTTTCTTCCCGGGATCACAGGGCAGCGGAATTCCCCAGGCAATCGCGTCGCGCCACCTGCGGGAAGACGATGACCGGGCTCACCTTCTCTCGCTTCGGCTCGCCGTCGGTAAAGTCTGCCTTACGGTGATGGGACTTCTTTCAGGCGCATCGATCGGACGCGAAGGTCCAACGGTTCAGGTCGGCGCATCAATCATGCTTACGGCGGCACGATGGGGAGGCATGGCGCGGGCGCGCGGACTGATACTCGCCGGATCCGCGGCGGGTATTGCAGCAGCTTTCAATACACCGCTCGCCGGTATCGTTTTTGCGATCGAGGAAATGGGCCGCACCTACGAGGCCCGCACCAATGGCCTGATTCTCTCCGCTGTCATTCTCGCGGGCCTTGCGTCCATGGCGCTGTTGGGCAGCTACACCTATTTCGGCGTCACCGATCAAACTATCTCGCTTGATGACTGGTTGCTCATCGGCACATGCGGCACGACAGGCGGCGTCGCAGGAGCGTGGTTTTCGGCGCTCGCATTGAGATGCACTCGACAGATCCGAGCGTGGAACCGCTATCAGCCTATGCCAAGAACACTCCTTATTGCGGCCGGTTGCGGGTTGGGGGTCGCACTTATCGGCATTCTCTCCGGCGGAGATACGTTTGGCACGGGCTATGAACAGGCACGGCTGGCCGTTGAGGGCAGCCCCCCGTCGATAGCCTATCCGTTCCTCAAATTTGCGGCGAGTTTTCTCTCAATGATCTCAGGCATCCCCGGAGGCATTTTCGCACCCTCGCTTTCCATCGGAGCGGGGATTGGGGCGACTATAGGTCAATTTCTCAGCGCCCCCACTGGAGCCGCGGCAATCCTTGGCATGGCTGCCTATTTCGCGGGTGTCGTGCAGGCCCCGATGACCGCATTTGTCATTATACTTGAGATGACGGGAAACCATGACAACGTAATCCCGGTGATGGGCGCCGCAATGATAGGATATGGCACGGCGCGGCTGGTCACGCGCGAGACACTCTACCACGCGCTGGCCCGCCTTTTTGTTGCAGAAGCAATTAAACGGCGGCGCGCCACGGGCGCAGTCAGTTGA
- a CDS encoding AAA family ATPase yields MDQNRQLLESFLPLQLLGRLHAIDGERPVAIKFSAAVLFIDVSRFTSLVEQLARRGHGGLEAVPRLLGMAYSRCAEQVGARGGEVANFAGDSLLAYWPVDTFGVADAVRSASECADAICREHWERLTDHDENEPALHFGIGVGEIWAAAVGGEPTWNLIVGGEAVADGARALAGARSWEFVISDHAQQLLHDAAEVEQEVPGDPPPTSAPTAWLAEFLPPLLQEIVADEGDEAGLMPSPVDARLDALSEIRPISTLLARVSGLDPTEGNSLRRHHLLCASMQGILRDLGGPAGELMFDDKGLIFVAAFGMRGTFHRDDPKRAIEAARAIRQAALDFGLDVSVGIATGDTFVRVVGSPRRRQLMILGPPVNRAARLMTSVVNEIVCDAPTERAARSAYRFESRGTLRLEGLGDMAPIYSPLAPATVALPASMLIGRTREIAVLKRAHAEMAAGHNRLVIVQGEPGIGKTALANAFAEDLRQEGLPVFISKAERDNRRTSLLGWRRVLESLVDLPHDSDANEVFERISGRTAHWPAITERLGLLGDVLSIENLQSEGTRHLTGAHRADATMRLLGEIIEALAPRPMTLVLEDSQWLDSASWRLVEWILGSFSPLMIVLCVRAGEVPEELRSLQQRARALWTNAESDEGHIRVVELTEMGNAAISELVVRTIGGVPPHDEIIRRVATLAGGNPFFAEEIALTLKDEGLIAERDGQWRSIRPLDDLKHFEGVERVIRERVDRLSAPAQDVLRSAAVIGRSFTGEALGALCGGIAGNSLEVLCEARLVRRETGTDGYEFRHDQIRDVVYNSIPGDVRTRLHSTFASWIEANHSEAMGAEIAALVQHHEAGGNHDKAVQFADVAARSALEIGAFREVEAFIDICLAHEPPRQSWSQDQELRSVRWRRQLAEAHYSRGDIHAQGVAVRHALDVAGRPVPYGEPATLASLLARSIRLTLQQAFPPASVPDGPGQPENWDCELARCLSQAAMVDYFELRFTRGMCNLVGAAIHAERTGVSVELAIASSQLACGLGIMGWTRASDHFMRRAENVAIALGDPALHSHVCNLDALWRLGRADWVMVDQRLDQSQSLSLKAGDQLRWCNAQGMRFWSQYYRGDQDAWEPTSLALLSHAQNAGNIQQEIWALRCKALCLLHTDRPREAIDILRLITSAMPGSVDLAARISAMGALALALSRIGNTAQSIDAVGETLRLLREMRRPSSHSILVGIAGALEVLVRGREVGLLQRYEHWQDWEHEALTELKRYVGVFPVGIAQLGMWAGASQWLNGSKDEALASWQKATTDARSFHLRKDESMIAAEIRRRKDRA; encoded by the coding sequence ATGGATCAGAACAGGCAATTGCTTGAGAGCTTTCTGCCACTGCAATTGCTTGGCAGGCTCCACGCGATCGACGGTGAAAGACCTGTCGCCATCAAATTTTCCGCCGCCGTTCTCTTTATCGACGTTTCGAGGTTCACCAGCCTTGTCGAGCAGCTTGCCCGGCGCGGCCATGGTGGATTGGAAGCAGTGCCCCGACTGCTTGGAATGGCATATTCGCGATGCGCGGAACAAGTGGGCGCGCGCGGTGGCGAAGTTGCAAATTTCGCGGGAGACTCGCTGCTTGCCTACTGGCCGGTCGACACCTTTGGGGTCGCCGACGCCGTCCGAAGCGCGTCGGAATGCGCTGACGCAATCTGTCGGGAGCATTGGGAACGCCTGACCGATCATGACGAAAACGAGCCGGCGCTGCATTTCGGCATCGGCGTAGGCGAGATTTGGGCAGCAGCGGTCGGCGGCGAGCCGACATGGAACCTGATTGTGGGAGGCGAGGCCGTGGCCGACGGAGCCAGGGCGCTCGCAGGAGCGCGGAGTTGGGAGTTCGTTATTTCCGACCACGCGCAGCAACTGTTGCATGACGCAGCCGAGGTCGAACAAGAGGTGCCGGGCGATCCGCCGCCCACATCCGCACCGACCGCATGGCTGGCCGAGTTTCTTCCGCCACTCCTGCAGGAGATCGTTGCCGATGAAGGTGACGAGGCCGGGCTTATGCCATCGCCCGTCGATGCGCGCCTCGATGCGCTTTCGGAAATCAGGCCCATCTCCACCTTGCTCGCGCGCGTTTCCGGCCTCGATCCCACGGAAGGGAATTCGCTGCGCCGCCACCATCTCCTCTGTGCTTCGATGCAAGGCATATTGCGCGATCTGGGCGGCCCGGCGGGCGAGCTGATGTTCGACGACAAGGGCCTGATTTTTGTCGCGGCATTCGGCATGCGCGGGACCTTCCACAGGGACGACCCGAAGCGCGCCATCGAGGCCGCCCGCGCAATCAGGCAAGCAGCCCTCGACTTCGGCCTCGATGTGTCGGTCGGAATAGCGACAGGCGATACGTTCGTCCGGGTCGTCGGCAGCCCGCGACGCCGGCAACTGATGATCCTCGGGCCCCCCGTGAACCGTGCTGCACGCCTGATGACTTCGGTCGTTAACGAGATCGTCTGCGATGCTCCCACCGAAAGGGCGGCCAGGTCGGCGTACCGGTTCGAAAGTCGCGGCACCCTGCGGCTGGAGGGGCTGGGCGACATGGCGCCGATCTATAGCCCGTTGGCCCCTGCCACCGTCGCCCTGCCCGCCAGCATGCTGATCGGTCGCACAAGGGAGATCGCTGTCCTGAAGCGCGCCCATGCGGAAATGGCGGCGGGACACAACAGGCTCGTGATCGTTCAGGGAGAGCCGGGGATAGGCAAGACCGCCCTCGCCAACGCCTTCGCTGAGGATCTGCGGCAGGAAGGCCTGCCCGTCTTCATTTCGAAAGCCGAACGCGACAACAGGCGAACGTCGCTCCTCGGTTGGCGGCGCGTCCTGGAATCGCTGGTGGACCTACCGCATGACAGCGACGCCAACGAGGTATTCGAACGCATCTCTGGCCGCACCGCCCATTGGCCGGCCATAACCGAGCGCCTTGGCCTGCTCGGCGACGTGCTGTCCATCGAAAATCTTCAATCAGAAGGGACGCGGCATCTCACGGGCGCGCACAGGGCGGATGCTACGATGCGGCTGCTGGGCGAGATAATCGAGGCTTTGGCGCCCCGCCCCATGACGCTGGTTCTGGAAGACAGCCAGTGGCTCGACTCGGCATCGTGGCGGCTGGTCGAATGGATTCTCGGATCGTTTTCTCCCTTGATGATTGTTCTATGCGTGCGTGCGGGAGAAGTCCCCGAAGAACTTCGAAGCCTCCAGCAGCGCGCTCGGGCCTTATGGACAAATGCCGAAAGCGATGAAGGGCACATTCGCGTCGTTGAACTGACGGAAATGGGAAATGCTGCGATATCGGAGCTTGTCGTGCGGACGATTGGCGGCGTGCCGCCTCACGACGAGATCATCCGCCGCGTCGCTACGCTGGCAGGCGGCAATCCGTTCTTTGCTGAAGAGATTGCGCTTACGCTGAAGGATGAAGGCCTGATCGCCGAGCGTGATGGTCAGTGGCGTTCGATCAGGCCGCTGGACGACCTCAAGCATTTCGAAGGCGTGGAACGGGTTATCCGAGAACGCGTGGACAGGTTGAGCGCGCCCGCGCAGGACGTGCTGCGCTCGGCGGCGGTGATCGGTCGCTCATTTACCGGCGAGGCGTTGGGCGCTCTGTGCGGTGGCATTGCGGGAAACTCGCTGGAAGTTCTTTGCGAGGCGCGGCTGGTGCGCCGGGAAACGGGCACAGACGGATATGAATTCCGCCACGATCAAATTCGTGACGTGGTCTACAATTCGATTCCGGGAGATGTGAGGACGCGCCTGCACAGCACGTTCGCAAGCTGGATCGAGGCCAATCACTCCGAAGCGATGGGAGCCGAGATTGCCGCCCTCGTGCAGCACCACGAGGCTGGAGGCAACCACGACAAGGCCGTCCAGTTTGCCGACGTTGCGGCCCGCAGCGCGCTGGAGATCGGCGCGTTTCGCGAAGTCGAGGCATTCATCGATATCTGCCTCGCGCATGAGCCTCCCCGGCAATCATGGAGCCAGGATCAGGAGTTGCGTTCGGTGCGCTGGAGACGGCAATTGGCGGAGGCGCACTACAGCCGCGGTGACATTCATGCGCAGGGCGTGGCGGTGCGCCATGCACTGGATGTCGCCGGGCGGCCGGTTCCCTATGGTGAGCCGGCGACACTAGCCTCACTTCTCGCTCGTTCGATCCGTCTCACGCTCCAGCAGGCCTTTCCTCCCGCTTCCGTCCCGGACGGCCCCGGCCAGCCGGAGAACTGGGATTGTGAACTCGCGCGCTGCCTCAGCCAGGCCGCGATGGTCGACTATTTCGAACTTCGCTTCACGCGCGGCATGTGCAATCTCGTCGGCGCCGCCATCCATGCCGAGCGCACTGGAGTGTCCGTCGAGCTGGCCATCGCATCATCGCAACTGGCCTGTGGCCTCGGCATCATGGGATGGACCCGCGCCAGCGACCACTTCATGCGGCGCGCGGAGAATGTGGCCATTGCGCTCGGCGATCCCGCTCTCCACTCGCATGTCTGCAATCTCGATGCACTCTGGCGGTTGGGCCGCGCAGATTGGGTTATGGTGGATCAGCGCCTCGACCAATCGCAAAGCCTCTCGCTCAAGGCAGGCGATCAATTGCGTTGGTGCAATGCACAGGGCATGCGCTTCTGGTCCCAGTATTATCGCGGCGACCAGGATGCCTGGGAGCCGACTTCGCTGGCACTGCTCTCGCACGCGCAGAACGCCGGCAACATCCAGCAGGAAATCTGGGCACTGCGGTGCAAGGCGCTGTGCCTGCTCCACACGGATCGGCCGCGCGAGGCGATCGACATATTGCGGCTCATTACCTCCGCGATGCCGGGATCGGTCGATCTTGCGGCAAGAATTTCCGCGATGGGCGCACTGGCACTGGCGCTTTCGAGGATCGGCAACACCGCGCAAAGCATCGATGCCGTAGGCGAAACGCTCCGCCTGTTGCGCGAGATGCGGCGACCTTCCTCCCACAGCATCCTCGTCGGCATAGCGGGCGCGCTCGAAGTCCTTGTCCGGGGCCGCGAGGTCGGCCTGCTTCAACGCTATGAGCATTGGCAGGATTGGGAGCATGAGGCGCTGACCGAATTGAAGCGATATGTCGGCGTCTTTCCCGTCGGCATCGCGCAACTTGGTATGTGGGCCGGGGCCTCCCAGTGGTTGAATGGCAGCAAGGACGAAGCGCTGGCTAGCTGGCAAAAGGCGACGACCGATGCGCGCAGTTTTCACCTGCGAAAAGACGAGTCCATGATCGCTGCGGAAATTCGGAGGCGGAAGGATCGAGCCTAG
- a CDS encoding adenylate/guanylate cyclase domain-containing protein yields MTDIQSMFGLLRTHVAAPVADAIEREIADAPDRRLFRINPLAFAERNDLDPEETISGFLHAVQIGLFTITWNVLCPGCGGVLDTNESLKTIRKESYVCSICAEGYQPTLDEMVEVTFTVSTRVRRIAAHSPDQLPALEYYRQMYWGSAIDLPEDSYEEVTNQFIIDHVEVGSGEKMVLSVLLPSGFVVVFDPVTHMVQFIEVEGEPTQERQSISISYDREHTHNQTLKMRPGPFRLSIENKTDTRILPSIILAGDVLHDLLSRRRSFLTAKRLLTNQTFRDLFRTETLDVAQRLQITSLTFLFTDLRGSTELYEAVGDLTAFDLVRTHFHCLHDIVRSEAGAIVKTIGDAIMATFATPDRAVAAALRMRDEINAIGKDSGARELILKIGVHEGPCIAVNMNERQDYFGQTVNIASRVQGLADSRSIFVTDSIVNDPATEHFLRQKSIVPRPHDVELKGLGNPFHVYEIP; encoded by the coding sequence ATGACTGACATTCAATCGATGTTCGGGCTTTTGCGGACACATGTCGCCGCACCTGTCGCAGACGCAATAGAGAGGGAAATTGCGGATGCTCCCGATCGAAGGCTGTTTCGTATCAATCCGCTGGCGTTTGCGGAGCGAAACGACCTTGATCCGGAAGAAACAATCTCCGGCTTTCTCCACGCGGTCCAGATCGGCCTTTTCACCATAACCTGGAATGTCCTTTGTCCGGGCTGTGGAGGTGTTCTGGACACCAATGAAAGCCTGAAGACGATCCGCAAAGAGTCATATGTATGCTCGATCTGCGCCGAGGGGTATCAACCGACCCTGGACGAAATGGTCGAAGTGACGTTCACCGTGAGCACACGTGTCCGTCGGATCGCTGCGCATTCTCCCGATCAGTTGCCTGCCCTTGAGTACTATCGACAAATGTATTGGGGCTCTGCGATCGACCTGCCCGAGGACAGCTACGAAGAGGTCACCAACCAATTCATTATCGACCATGTCGAAGTCGGCAGCGGCGAGAAGATGGTTCTGTCGGTCCTCCTGCCATCGGGCTTCGTCGTGGTGTTCGACCCTGTAACCCACATGGTGCAGTTCATAGAAGTCGAGGGAGAACCGACACAGGAGCGTCAGTCGATCTCGATTTCATATGACCGCGAACACACGCACAACCAGACCCTGAAGATGCGACCCGGTCCGTTTCGCCTTTCCATAGAAAACAAGACCGATACCCGCATATTGCCGAGCATCATCCTGGCTGGCGATGTGTTGCATGATCTGCTCTCGCGCCGCAGGAGCTTTCTTACCGCAAAGCGGCTGCTCACGAACCAGACATTTCGTGACCTGTTCCGGACTGAAACGCTCGATGTCGCTCAGCGCCTGCAGATTACAAGCCTCACCTTCCTCTTTACCGATTTGCGGGGATCCACCGAACTCTATGAGGCAGTGGGGGATCTCACCGCTTTCGATCTTGTGAGAACGCACTTCCACTGCTTGCACGACATCGTTCGATCCGAGGCGGGCGCGATCGTCAAGACAATAGGCGATGCAATCATGGCGACGTTTGCGACGCCCGACCGCGCCGTGGCCGCGGCTTTGAGGATGCGCGATGAAATCAATGCAATCGGAAAAGATTCCGGTGCACGCGAGCTCATTCTCAAGATCGGCGTTCACGAAGGACCCTGCATTGCCGTCAATATGAACGAGCGCCAGGACTATTTCGGACAGACGGTCAATATTGCATCGAGAGTGCAGGGGCTCGCCGATTCGAGGTCGATTTTCGTCACCGATTCAATCGTGAATGACCCTGCCACCGAACACTTCCTTCGCCAGAAATCTATTGTTCCCAGGCCACACGACGTCGAGTTGAAAGGGCTGGGCAATCCCTTTCATGTCTACGAGATTCCATGA